Proteins from a single region of Aquirhabdus parva:
- a CDS encoding NUDIX hydrolase codes for MSFCLKCGHATEKAIPAGDSHYREVCPNCGFIHYENPKIICGALALWKDKVLLCRRAIEPRYGLWTLPAGFMELQETMEQGAARETWEEAEGKVAIDQLYCSYNIPRIGQVYMLFKGQLEEGAFGAGEESLECALFDEADIPWDSLAFPSIYRTLKHYYHDRKTYDFAKDQVPFHLETISGDDTVIE; via the coding sequence ATGTCTTTTTGTTTGAAATGTGGTCATGCAACCGAGAAAGCCATTCCCGCAGGTGACTCACACTACCGTGAGGTCTGTCCCAATTGTGGCTTCATTCACTACGAAAACCCCAAAATCATTTGCGGTGCGCTTGCCCTGTGGAAAGACAAAGTTCTGCTCTGCCGCCGTGCCATAGAGCCTCGTTACGGACTCTGGACACTGCCTGCTGGTTTTATGGAGCTACAAGAAACCATGGAACAGGGCGCTGCACGTGAAACTTGGGAGGAAGCCGAGGGCAAGGTTGCCATCGATCAGCTCTATTGCAGCTACAACATTCCCAGAATTGGGCAAGTCTATATGCTGTTCAAAGGACAGCTTGAAGAAGGGGCTTTTGGTGCTGGTGAAGAGAGCCTAGAGTGTGCATTATTTGATGAAGCCGATATCCCGTGGGACAGTCTGGCATTCCCCAGCATCTACCGCACGCTCAAGCATTACTACCATGACCGTAAGACCTATGACTTTGCTAAGGATCAAGTGCCATTTCATCTAGAAACGATTTCAGGTGACGATACCGTCATAGAGTAA
- a CDS encoding NUDIX hydrolase, with protein sequence MHSEPAAASSLLARLESQLRFAKHRTMADAAVLLAMTDEDDPQILLSKRAVHLNQHAGEVSFPGGKRDPSDTSNIAVALREAWEETALDPFSVRLLGELPTQKARSGLRVKPIVGVIPRDAVLVAQPDEIEKLFFVRLSFLLNEKPTQYRVQMKAGAFVVPSFQVENEVVWGLTGRILVDLVRYGLGKKIDWPIFYVK encoded by the coding sequence ATGCATTCCGAGCCTGCAGCGGCATCATCGTTATTGGCTCGCCTAGAGTCACAGCTGCGCTTTGCCAAGCATCGTACCATGGCCGATGCCGCAGTGTTATTGGCAATGACGGATGAAGATGATCCACAGATTTTGTTGTCTAAGCGAGCCGTGCATTTGAATCAGCATGCGGGAGAGGTTTCCTTTCCGGGTGGCAAGCGCGATCCGAGTGATACCAGCAATATTGCTGTGGCGCTGCGGGAGGCGTGGGAAGAGACGGCATTAGACCCATTTTCAGTGCGTTTATTGGGTGAGCTCCCGACACAAAAGGCACGCAGTGGTTTGCGTGTGAAGCCGATTGTTGGGGTTATTCCGCGCGATGCAGTATTGGTGGCTCAGCCTGATGAAATTGAGAAACTATTCTTCGTGCGTCTGTCTTTTTTATTGAATGAAAAACCCACTCAATACCGTGTACAAATGAAAGCTGGCGCATTTGTTGTTCCCAGTTTTCAGGTGGAGAATGAAGTGGTTTGGGGTTTAACAGGACGGATCTTGGTCGATCTGGTTCGGTATGGTCTAGGCAAAAAAATTGATTGGCCTATCTTTTATGTGAAATGA